In the Leifsonia sp. 466MF genome, one interval contains:
- a CDS encoding LacI family DNA-binding transcriptional regulator: MTTYKDIQRATGLSLATISKYYNGRNVLEANREAIEAAARELDFRPNQFARTLRSRRSRTVGVLLPALDNDFHLTIIAGVEEALRPRGISVIVAASPDPSEDPVNLLMDRMVDGIVAVTPPHDVPALRAAAARVPVVMVDWYIDDVAADGVFIDNAAAGALGGRHLLDHGHRRIGLVGGEPVISSMRLRTEGFERALASEGVQVDPSLERLVPLTIEAGYRAAQELLALWPRPTALFATNYELTLGAVTAVNDSGLRIGRDISVVGFDSRELAQALVPKLTVIVQPTRKIAKHAARLIADHIESPDERPAPTIEYLDAHLIPGASVTRLDD; this comes from the coding sequence GTGACGACATACAAGGACATCCAGCGGGCAACGGGACTCTCGCTCGCAACGATCTCCAAGTACTACAACGGGCGAAACGTTCTCGAGGCCAATCGAGAAGCCATCGAGGCGGCGGCACGCGAGCTCGACTTCCGGCCCAACCAGTTCGCCCGGACGCTGCGCTCCCGGCGGTCCCGGACGGTCGGGGTGCTGCTGCCCGCGCTCGACAACGACTTCCACCTGACGATCATCGCCGGGGTCGAGGAAGCTCTCCGCCCGCGTGGGATCAGCGTCATCGTGGCCGCCAGCCCCGACCCGAGCGAAGATCCCGTCAACCTTCTGATGGACCGGATGGTGGATGGAATCGTCGCGGTCACCCCGCCGCACGATGTACCCGCACTGCGTGCCGCGGCCGCGCGCGTTCCGGTCGTGATGGTCGACTGGTACATCGACGACGTCGCCGCGGACGGTGTCTTCATCGACAATGCGGCGGCCGGAGCGCTCGGCGGCCGGCACCTCCTCGACCACGGCCATCGCCGTATCGGGCTCGTCGGCGGCGAACCGGTGATCTCCTCGATGCGCCTGCGCACCGAGGGGTTCGAGCGGGCACTGGCTTCCGAGGGGGTTCAGGTGGACCCGTCGCTGGAGCGTCTGGTGCCGCTGACGATCGAAGCGGGCTACCGCGCCGCCCAGGAGCTCCTGGCCCTGTGGCCGCGGCCCACCGCGCTCTTCGCCACGAACTACGAGCTCACCCTGGGCGCCGTCACGGCCGTGAACGATTCCGGGCTGCGCATCGGACGGGACATCTCGGTCGTCGGGTTCGACAGTCGGGAGCTCGCCCAGGCGCTCGTGCCGAAGCTGACGGTCATCGTGCAGCCGACCCGCAAGATCGCCAAGCACGCGGCGCGCCTGATCGCCGACCACATCGAGTCGCCGGACGAGCGCCCCGCCCCGACGATCGAATACCTCGACGCGCACCTCATTCCGGGCGCCTCCGTGACGCGCCTGGACGACTGA
- a CDS encoding amidohydrolase family protein, with the protein MTARIDAHVHLWDRSTDPQDWIDPVSMAAIDRDFATDDLRGMLAATGMDRAVLVQASNSLEESVRLSRSDPRVVAGLVAWVDLAGDVRAQLDEVRAGSVPVVGVRHLAHIDPDPEWMLRADTADGLAALGREGLVFDLVIRDWQLEQAARVAARNDGVSFVLDHLGGPLADDADASRWEAGLRALAALPNVSAKVSGLTSGLVPGTWTAGDLRGVVSTALEAFGPDRLLYGSDWPLAELGGGAPAWREAFDTLISELSPAERDALLGGNAERVYSLA; encoded by the coding sequence GTGACCGCCCGGATCGACGCTCACGTGCACCTGTGGGACCGCTCCACCGATCCGCAGGACTGGATCGATCCCGTCTCGATGGCGGCGATCGACCGCGACTTCGCCACCGATGATCTGCGCGGGATGCTCGCGGCGACGGGGATGGACCGCGCGGTGCTGGTGCAGGCGAGCAACAGCCTCGAGGAGAGCGTCCGGCTGTCACGCAGTGACCCGCGGGTGGTGGCGGGACTGGTCGCCTGGGTCGACCTCGCCGGCGATGTCCGCGCGCAGCTCGACGAGGTGCGCGCCGGATCCGTTCCGGTCGTCGGCGTCCGGCATCTCGCCCACATCGATCCCGACCCCGAGTGGATGCTGCGGGCCGACACCGCCGACGGTCTCGCCGCCCTCGGCCGCGAGGGGCTGGTCTTCGATCTCGTGATCCGCGACTGGCAGCTGGAGCAGGCGGCTCGCGTGGCTGCGCGCAACGACGGCGTCTCCTTCGTGCTCGACCACCTCGGGGGTCCGCTCGCCGACGACGCGGACGCGTCGCGATGGGAGGCGGGGCTGCGTGCGCTCGCGGCCCTCCCGAACGTCTCGGCCAAGGTCTCCGGGCTCACGTCGGGGCTGGTGCCGGGGACCTGGACGGCCGGCGACCTCCGCGGGGTCGTCTCGACGGCGCTGGAGGCGTTCGGTCCCGACCGCCTGCTCTACGGCTCGGACTGGCCGCTCGCCGAGCTCGGCGGCGGCGCTCCCGCGTGGCGCGAGGCCTTCGACACGCTCATCTCGGAGCTCTCCCCGGCGGAGCGGGACGCCCTGCTGGGCGGCAACGCGGAGCGGGTCTACTCCCTCGCCTGA
- a CDS encoding L-rhamnose mutarotase, translating into MSGEPQRFAFVVGVRPEKREEYLELHRAVWPGVEAKMTECNIRNYSIYVFGDILFAHYEYVGDDHAADLQRIADDPLSQEWWTYTDPCQVRIAEERDPGSLWQPIDEVWRQR; encoded by the coding sequence GTGAGCGGCGAACCGCAGCGGTTCGCGTTCGTCGTCGGCGTCCGGCCCGAGAAGCGCGAGGAGTACCTCGAACTCCATCGCGCCGTGTGGCCGGGCGTCGAGGCGAAGATGACCGAGTGCAACATCCGCAACTACAGCATCTACGTCTTCGGCGACATCCTGTTCGCCCACTACGAGTACGTCGGCGACGATCACGCGGCCGACCTGCAGCGGATCGCGGACGACCCGCTGTCGCAGGAGTGGTGGACGTACACGGACCCGTGCCAGGTGCGTATCGCCGAGGAACGCGACCCCGGCTCCCTCTGGCAGCCGATCGACGAAGTGTGGCGCCAACGGTGA
- a CDS encoding mandelate racemase/muconate lactonizing enzyme family protein yields the protein MKITGYRSLSTVHDWGRVTGDVNGVQTGNTTPVPVLIIETDSGIEGVGVGAHADIARVFPAVEGEDPRSVVALYDRMLDWVFKAGHSGTTFGTIGAIDMALWDLKAKAAEEPLWRMLGARERFVPGYASGLEYGLTDDELSDLYGRFADRGFKAGKLKGGRDLDRDLPRLELLRDILSRNSRHPALMFDVNESWNHAQAARYIGAIEERLDLTWIEEPLRRWDAAGMASLRGKIRAAVASGENLTGLEQYRPLLDSGAVDIVQVGNVWGITHLLRVATLAHGHDLPVSPVTYNTNPAAHAAAAIPNLLTHEVQDLSFPIGLDVDQEFDDGGIVLGDRPGIGIIVDEAKLTGEGGTPAPPATGPHIRPERAALRLVAEPDVIDDPTVPLRPVS from the coding sequence ATGAAGATCACGGGCTATCGCAGTCTGAGCACCGTCCACGACTGGGGCCGGGTCACCGGCGACGTCAACGGCGTGCAGACCGGCAACACGACGCCCGTCCCCGTCCTGATCATCGAGACCGACAGCGGCATCGAAGGGGTCGGGGTCGGCGCGCACGCCGACATCGCGCGGGTGTTCCCGGCGGTCGAGGGGGAGGACCCGCGCTCGGTCGTCGCCCTCTACGACCGGATGCTCGACTGGGTGTTCAAGGCCGGTCACTCCGGAACCACGTTCGGCACGATCGGCGCCATCGACATGGCGCTCTGGGATCTCAAGGCGAAGGCGGCGGAGGAGCCGCTCTGGCGCATGCTCGGTGCGCGCGAGCGGTTCGTGCCCGGGTACGCATCCGGCCTCGAGTACGGCCTGACCGACGACGAGCTGTCCGACCTCTACGGGCGGTTCGCCGACCGCGGGTTCAAGGCGGGCAAGCTCAAGGGCGGGCGCGACCTCGACCGCGACCTCCCGCGTCTGGAGCTGCTGCGCGACATCCTCAGCCGCAACTCGCGGCATCCCGCGCTCATGTTCGACGTCAACGAGTCGTGGAACCACGCGCAGGCCGCACGGTACATCGGCGCCATCGAGGAACGCCTCGACCTCACCTGGATCGAGGAGCCCCTGCGCCGATGGGATGCGGCGGGCATGGCCTCGCTGCGCGGCAAGATCCGCGCGGCCGTGGCGAGCGGCGAGAACCTGACCGGACTGGAGCAGTACCGGCCGCTGCTCGACAGCGGAGCGGTGGACATCGTGCAGGTCGGCAATGTCTGGGGCATCACGCACCTGCTCCGTGTCGCGACCCTCGCCCACGGGCACGACCTGCCGGTGAGCCCGGTCACATACAACACCAATCCGGCCGCCCATGCAGCCGCCGCCATCCCCAACCTGCTGACGCACGAGGTGCAGGACCTCTCCTTCCCGATCGGACTGGATGTCGACCAGGAGTTCGACGACGGCGGCATCGTCCTCGGCGACCGGCCGGGAATCGGCATCATCGTGGACGAGGCCAAGCTGACCGGCGAGGGCGGGACTCCCGCACCTCCCGCCACCGGTCCGCACATCCGCCCCGAACGCGCGGCGCTGCGACTCGTCGCCGAGCCCGACGTCATCGACGACCCGACCGTGCCGCTGAGGCCGGTCTCGTGA
- a CDS encoding carbohydrate ABC transporter permease yields MTALTAERRRASLRGWSGRSIAGVILVVFVLFFAIPIVWLLFAVTKSSKALIVANPFSVGSWSDFVANWNQLFGFQDGAVTLWIGNSALYSIGALIITLIVSIPAGYALALTEFRLRKALLVLTLVVMLIPSTALVLPIFLELNSVGLIGSPLSVILPMSFFPFGVYLTYIYFSTSIPRDLLAAARIDGCTEFQVFTRVALPLAAPIVALVAFFSFVQNWNNFFLPFVMLPSSDGYPIQVGLTSLLSATPAFNPSSAGSDSVQLPTLALATIVSILPVLIVFLFSQRFLVSGMTAGGTKE; encoded by the coding sequence ATGACCGCACTCACCGCAGAGCGCCGCCGCGCCAGTCTGCGCGGCTGGAGCGGACGCTCCATCGCGGGCGTCATCCTCGTCGTCTTCGTGCTGTTCTTCGCCATCCCGATCGTCTGGCTGCTGTTCGCGGTGACCAAGTCGTCCAAGGCGCTGATCGTCGCCAACCCGTTCTCGGTCGGGTCGTGGTCGGACTTCGTCGCCAACTGGAACCAGCTGTTCGGCTTCCAGGACGGCGCGGTGACGCTGTGGATCGGCAACTCGGCGCTGTACTCGATCGGCGCGCTGATCATCACGCTGATCGTGAGCATCCCGGCCGGCTACGCGCTGGCGCTGACCGAGTTCCGGCTCCGCAAGGCGCTGCTCGTGCTCACCCTGGTGGTCATGCTCATCCCGAGCACGGCGCTGGTGCTGCCGATCTTCCTGGAGCTCAACAGCGTCGGCCTGATCGGGAGCCCGCTGTCGGTGATCCTGCCGATGTCGTTCTTCCCGTTCGGCGTCTACCTGACGTACATCTACTTCTCGACGAGCATCCCGCGCGACCTGCTCGCGGCCGCACGGATCGACGGGTGCACCGAGTTCCAGGTGTTCACCCGGGTCGCGCTGCCGCTGGCCGCTCCGATCGTCGCACTGGTGGCGTTCTTCAGCTTCGTGCAGAACTGGAACAACTTCTTCCTGCCGTTCGTGATGCTGCCCTCGAGCGACGGCTACCCGATCCAGGTCGGGCTGACCTCGCTGCTCTCGGCGACGCCGGCCTTCAATCCCAGTTCGGCGGGCTCCGACTCGGTCCAGCTGCCGACCCTGGCGCTGGCGACCATCGTGTCGATCCTGCCCGTCCTCATCGTCTTCCTGTTCTCGCAGCGGTTCCTCGTCTCGGGGATGACCGCGGGAGGGACCAAGGAATGA
- a CDS encoding carbohydrate ABC transporter permease: MTLAPPSDQLAAGAPERRRSARRSSRAPGRTPIGYVFVSLYALLAIAFGILPALYAVLLAFTRADGGFAGIDNFITVVTDFRFWPAVLHVTIYLVIWLIGLVIFVVLLALVVHALRVRWASTGLRFIYYLPGALAGASSVLLWLFVLDPTASPVSGLLRLMGMNSFVQVIQPGNLPAIFAIIAFWTGAGGWIVIMYGALNNISTDVIEAARIDGANAVQIALRIQLPMLRKWIAYMGVMSLAAGTQLFVEPQLLSQASNAVVPNDYSLNQLAYQYAFQQNDFNGAAAISLLLLIVALLLSWVFVTRGGLFEKE; the protein is encoded by the coding sequence ATGACCCTCGCTCCACCGAGCGACCAGCTGGCCGCCGGCGCCCCAGAGCGCCGGCGGTCAGCCCGGCGGTCCAGCCGGGCACCAGGACGCACGCCCATCGGCTACGTCTTCGTCTCGCTCTACGCCCTGCTCGCCATCGCCTTCGGCATCCTGCCCGCCCTGTACGCGGTGCTGCTCGCCTTCACCCGGGCGGACGGCGGATTCGCCGGCATCGACAACTTCATCACGGTCGTCACCGACTTCCGGTTCTGGCCGGCCGTGCTGCACGTGACGATCTACCTCGTCATCTGGCTGATCGGGCTCGTGATCTTCGTCGTGCTGCTGGCGCTCGTCGTCCACGCCCTGCGCGTGCGGTGGGCGAGCACGGGCCTGCGGTTCATCTACTACCTGCCGGGCGCGCTCGCCGGCGCCTCCAGCGTCCTGCTCTGGCTGTTCGTGCTCGACCCGACGGCAAGCCCGGTCAGCGGACTGCTCCGGCTGATGGGGATGAACAGCTTCGTGCAGGTCATCCAGCCGGGCAACCTGCCGGCCATCTTCGCGATCATCGCGTTCTGGACGGGCGCGGGCGGCTGGATCGTGATCATGTACGGCGCGCTCAACAACATCAGCACCGACGTGATCGAGGCGGCGCGCATCGACGGGGCCAATGCAGTGCAGATCGCCCTCCGCATCCAATTGCCGATGCTCCGCAAGTGGATCGCGTACATGGGGGTGATGTCGCTGGCGGCCGGCACGCAGCTGTTCGTCGAGCCCCAGCTGCTCAGCCAGGCGAGCAACGCTGTCGTCCCCAACGACTACTCGCTCAACCAGCTCGCCTACCAGTACGCGTTCCAGCAGAACGACTTCAACGGCGCCGCCGCGATCTCGCTCCTGCTGCTGATCGTCGCGCTCCTGCTGTCCTGGGTGTTCGTCACCCGCGGCGGCCTGTTCGAGAAGGAATGA
- a CDS encoding ABC transporter substrate-binding protein: MVGIHTVVRSRRRPALTVAALGAATALLALTGCSTGGSSANGSYGFPEAKQDTSSTITVWVDADRQAAAKAFEKANPDTKIKVVTYDGSANGSNSFRTKMQLFDRAGSGWPDVVFSSQNNDAAWASQKSNGKQAFAAVLDKGLVPKDTLDNFTEGALNPCTVNGQVYCLRNDLAQAVLWYDKTLMDKFGYAVPTTWEEYQALGEKVAAEHPGYIIGTAGDAWTPEVFMWGSKCQANDITGPKSVTVKTDSTECKRAATLLDTLRENKTVPAVSVFTPEFVKSYAGKVLMMPGPAWYAGAIFNNPQSLNVPAGELGVAAPLPWKGEDKAVTGNVGGGTWFISSHSKNLKAAEKFAQFVTTSDDYQVDVAPGYPAYAPAAKKWIEKQEASKYYATSLEPVATAASQVWDGWGYGVFSQEAVWAKTMTPAITGGKSIESLLPTWQEAIANQAKVDGYKVN; the protein is encoded by the coding sequence ATGGTCGGAATCCACACTGTGGTGCGTTCACGCCGTAGGCCGGCGCTGACCGTCGCCGCACTTGGCGCCGCGACGGCGCTCCTGGCCCTCACCGGTTGCAGTACCGGCGGGAGCTCGGCGAACGGGTCGTACGGCTTTCCCGAAGCCAAGCAGGACACCTCCTCGACGATCACCGTCTGGGTGGACGCGGACCGTCAGGCCGCGGCGAAGGCATTCGAGAAGGCGAACCCGGACACCAAGATCAAGGTCGTCACCTACGACGGGTCGGCCAACGGCTCCAACTCGTTCCGGACGAAGATGCAGCTCTTCGACCGTGCCGGCAGCGGCTGGCCGGACGTGGTCTTCTCCAGCCAGAACAACGACGCCGCCTGGGCGAGCCAGAAGAGCAACGGCAAGCAGGCCTTCGCCGCCGTGCTCGACAAGGGCCTCGTCCCCAAGGACACCCTCGACAACTTCACCGAGGGCGCCCTCAACCCCTGCACCGTCAACGGTCAGGTGTACTGCCTCCGCAACGACCTCGCCCAAGCCGTGCTCTGGTACGACAAGACCCTGATGGACAAGTTCGGCTACGCCGTCCCCACCACCTGGGAGGAGTACCAGGCGCTCGGCGAGAAGGTCGCGGCCGAGCACCCCGGTTACATCATCGGCACCGCCGGTGACGCCTGGACACCCGAGGTGTTCATGTGGGGCAGCAAGTGCCAGGCCAACGACATCACCGGCCCGAAGTCGGTGACCGTCAAGACCGACAGCACCGAGTGCAAGCGCGCCGCCACCCTGCTCGACACGCTCCGCGAGAACAAGACGGTCCCGGCCGTCAGCGTCTTCACCCCGGAGTTCGTCAAGAGCTACGCGGGCAAGGTGCTGATGATGCCCGGCCCCGCCTGGTACGCCGGCGCTATCTTCAACAACCCGCAGTCGCTCAACGTGCCGGCCGGCGAGCTCGGCGTGGCGGCCCCGCTGCCCTGGAAGGGCGAGGACAAGGCCGTGACCGGCAACGTCGGCGGCGGCACCTGGTTCATCTCCAGCCACTCCAAGAACCTGAAGGCCGCCGAGAAGTTCGCGCAGTTCGTCACGACCTCCGACGACTACCAGGTGGATGTCGCCCCCGGCTACCCGGCGTACGCGCCGGCGGCCAAGAAGTGGATCGAGAAGCAGGAGGCCAGCAAGTACTACGCCACCTCGCTCGAGCCCGTCGCAACCGCCGCCTCCCAGGTGTGGGACGGCTGGGGCTACGGCGTCTTCAGCCAGGAGGCGGTCTGGGCCAAGACGATGACCCCGGCCATCACGGGCGGGAAGTCGATCGAGAGCCTGCTGCCCACCTGGCAGGAGGCCATCGCGAACCAGGCCAAGGTCGACGGATACAAGGTGAACTGA
- the eda gene encoding bifunctional 4-hydroxy-2-oxoglutarate aldolase/2-dehydro-3-deoxy-phosphogluconate aldolase has translation MTGFESILPVVVIDDARDAEALGRALLAGGIHQAEITLRTPAALSALRALAGMPGLRVGVGTVLEPEQAEAAIDAGATFVVSPGLSESVLAVCERRGVQAVPGAVTATEVMHARSLGLRTLKFFPAESSGGPAALSALSSVFPDLAFVPTGGIDASRAADYLALPSVIAVGGSWMVPRAAIAAGDFTGVEALCRTAVEAAR, from the coding sequence ATGACGGGGTTCGAATCGATCCTCCCGGTCGTCGTGATCGACGACGCGCGAGACGCCGAAGCGCTGGGCCGCGCGCTCCTCGCCGGCGGCATCCACCAGGCCGAGATCACGCTACGGACTCCGGCTGCTCTGAGTGCGCTGCGCGCTCTGGCTGGGATGCCGGGGTTGCGCGTCGGCGTGGGCACCGTCCTGGAGCCCGAGCAGGCGGAGGCCGCGATCGACGCCGGCGCGACATTCGTGGTGAGCCCGGGCCTCTCCGAGTCCGTCCTCGCGGTGTGCGAGCGGCGCGGAGTGCAGGCCGTTCCCGGCGCGGTGACGGCGACCGAGGTGATGCATGCGCGGTCGCTGGGGCTGCGGACGCTGAAGTTCTTCCCTGCCGAATCCTCGGGCGGACCTGCCGCTCTATCGGCGCTGTCGTCCGTGTTCCCGGACCTGGCGTTCGTCCCGACCGGCGGGATCGACGCGTCGCGAGCCGCGGACTATCTCGCGCTGCCGTCCGTGATCGCGGTCGGGGGCAGTTGGATGGTGCCGCGTGCCGCCATCGCGGCCGGCGATTTCACAGGCGTCGAGGCGCTATGCCGGACGGCGGTCGAGGCGGCACGATGA
- a CDS encoding SDR family oxidoreductase encodes MSGFDLSGRLAVVTGAKRGIGFAIAEALAAAGADIVGVSATLDPESSAIGDRVRSLGRSFEGHRVDFADRAQVSAFAAELAARDRHADILVNNAGTIRRAPAAEHPLEWFDEVLEVDLTSGFVLSQALGGRMLEAGGGRVVFTASLLSFQGGITVPGYAAAKSGVAGLVRALSNEWAGRGVTVNGIAPGYIATDNTQALQDDPDRSRSILERIPAGRWGTPEDIGGAAVFLASDAARYVSGAILPVDGGWLGR; translated from the coding sequence ATGAGCGGCTTCGACCTCTCCGGCCGGCTGGCGGTCGTCACCGGGGCGAAGCGCGGCATCGGATTCGCGATCGCGGAGGCGCTCGCCGCGGCCGGCGCCGACATCGTCGGCGTCTCCGCGACGCTCGACCCCGAGAGCTCCGCGATCGGCGACCGGGTGCGGTCGCTCGGACGGAGCTTCGAGGGGCACCGCGTCGACTTCGCCGACCGCGCCCAGGTGAGCGCTTTCGCCGCGGAGCTCGCCGCCCGCGACCGTCACGCCGACATCCTCGTGAACAACGCAGGGACCATCCGGCGGGCCCCGGCGGCCGAGCATCCGCTGGAGTGGTTCGACGAGGTGCTGGAGGTCGACCTGACGAGCGGGTTCGTGCTCAGCCAGGCGCTGGGCGGCAGGATGCTGGAAGCGGGCGGCGGCCGGGTCGTCTTCACCGCATCCCTGCTGTCCTTTCAGGGTGGGATCACCGTGCCCGGGTACGCCGCGGCGAAGTCCGGCGTGGCCGGGCTCGTCCGCGCCCTCTCGAACGAGTGGGCCGGCAGGGGCGTGACCGTGAACGGCATCGCTCCCGGGTACATCGCGACGGACAACACCCAGGCGCTGCAGGACGACCCCGATCGCTCGCGGTCGATCCTCGAGCGCATCCCGGCCGGTCGATGGGGGACGCCGGAGGACATCGGGGGAGCGGCCGTGTTCCTCGCCTCCGACGCCGCCCGCTACGTCTCCGGCGCGATCCTGCCCGTCGACGGCGGGTGGCTCGGGCGATGA
- a CDS encoding zinc-dependent alcohol dehydrogenase: MLAANYAGERTITIEEREAAELRPGEVRIAVAYAGICGTDLHIYHGDMDARVTLPATIGHEMSGTISAVGPDVEGWAVGDAVTVMPLAWDGTCPACHAGNEHICQNLDFIGIDSPGALQQSWNVPASTLVRLPDGVSLRDAALVEPVAVAVHDVRRSELAPGDRAVVIGAGPIGVLIATVATAFGAEVVIAEIDPGRRAAAEEMGLRTLDPSAVDQVAWVEEWTGGAGADVVFEVSGSAAAVLGATSLAKVRGTLVVVAIHSQPRPIDLHRVFWRELRILGARVYQRQDFERAVELLAGGDIPADRLITRVVPLAETASAFEALEAGGAMKILVEVGR, from the coding sequence ATGTTGGCGGCGAACTACGCAGGCGAGCGCACGATCACGATCGAGGAGCGGGAGGCGGCGGAGCTGCGACCCGGCGAGGTGCGGATCGCCGTTGCGTACGCGGGGATCTGCGGCACCGATCTGCACATCTACCACGGCGACATGGATGCGCGGGTCACGCTGCCGGCGACGATCGGCCACGAGATGTCCGGCACGATCTCCGCGGTCGGCCCGGACGTCGAGGGATGGGCGGTCGGCGACGCCGTCACGGTCATGCCGCTGGCGTGGGACGGCACGTGTCCCGCCTGCCATGCGGGCAACGAGCACATCTGCCAGAACCTCGACTTCATCGGCATCGACAGTCCCGGCGCCCTGCAGCAGAGCTGGAACGTCCCGGCCTCCACGCTCGTCCGCCTGCCGGACGGGGTGTCGCTGAGGGATGCGGCGCTGGTCGAGCCGGTCGCGGTCGCCGTTCACGACGTGCGCCGCTCGGAACTGGCGCCCGGCGACCGGGCCGTCGTGATCGGCGCAGGTCCCATCGGCGTGCTCATCGCCACCGTCGCGACCGCCTTCGGCGCCGAGGTCGTGATCGCCGAGATCGATCCCGGCCGCCGCGCTGCGGCAGAGGAGATGGGCCTGCGGACCCTCGACCCGAGTGCGGTGGACCAGGTCGCGTGGGTCGAGGAGTGGACCGGGGGAGCCGGCGCGGACGTGGTGTTCGAGGTCTCCGGCTCAGCGGCGGCCGTTCTCGGCGCGACGTCGCTGGCGAAGGTCCGCGGCACGCTCGTCGTCGTCGCCATCCACTCCCAGCCGCGGCCGATCGATCTGCACCGGGTGTTCTGGCGCGAGCTCCGCATCCTCGGAGCGCGCGTGTACCAGCGGCAGGACTTCGAGCGGGCGGTCGAGCTCCTCGCGGGAGGCGACATCCCCGCAGACCGGCTGATCACACGGGTGGTTCCGCTCGCCGAGACGGCGTCGGCGTTCGAGGCCCTCGAGGCCGGCGGGGCGATGAAGATCCTCGTCGAGGTCGGCCGATGA
- a CDS encoding aldo/keto reductase has product MTPTLPTRTLRTGTDLTELGFGAAQLGNLFRETTDEEAQRAVNAAWEEGLRYFDTAPHYGLGLSEHRLGRALRETPRDRFALSSKVGRLLVDSPESADRLDDDGFVVPASTRRVWDFSRDGILRSVEQSLARLGIDRLDIAYLHDPDDHWEAASTTGVDALVELREQGVVGAIGAGMNQSAMLAEFVRRTDVDVVMVAGRFTLLDPSALDDLLPVAAERGVGVVAAAVYNSGLLSSETIDPAAHFDYGSAPAEVIERARRIAEICRDHGVSLPAAAIQYPLRHRAVVSVVTGMRTEDHVRSTVDRYRADIPEALWEELDAAGLAPDPS; this is encoded by the coding sequence ATGACACCGACACTGCCCACCCGCACCCTCCGCACCGGGACCGACCTGACGGAACTCGGCTTCGGCGCCGCCCAGCTCGGCAACCTCTTTCGCGAGACCACCGACGAGGAGGCCCAGCGGGCGGTGAACGCCGCCTGGGAGGAGGGCCTCCGGTACTTCGACACCGCGCCGCACTACGGGCTGGGCCTCTCCGAGCACCGCCTCGGTCGCGCCCTCCGCGAGACGCCGCGCGACCGCTTCGCGCTCTCCTCCAAGGTCGGCCGGCTGCTCGTCGACAGCCCGGAGAGCGCCGACCGCCTCGACGACGACGGCTTCGTCGTTCCGGCGAGCACGCGCAGGGTCTGGGACTTCAGCCGCGACGGCATCCTCCGCTCGGTGGAGCAGTCGCTCGCCCGACTCGGCATCGATCGGCTCGACATCGCCTACCTGCACGACCCGGACGACCACTGGGAGGCCGCATCCACCACCGGCGTCGACGCACTGGTGGAGCTGCGCGAGCAGGGCGTGGTGGGGGCCATCGGCGCCGGCATGAACCAGTCCGCGATGCTCGCGGAGTTCGTCCGCCGCACCGACGTCGATGTCGTCATGGTGGCCGGCCGCTTCACCCTGCTCGACCCGTCGGCGCTCGACGACCTCCTGCCGGTCGCGGCGGAACGCGGCGTCGGCGTCGTCGCGGCGGCCGTCTACAACTCGGGGCTGCTGAGTTCCGAGACGATCGACCCGGCCGCGCACTTCGACTACGGATCGGCGCCGGCCGAAGTGATCGAGCGCGCACGGAGGATCGCGGAGATCTGCCGCGACCACGGCGTCAGCCTTCCCGCAGCCGCCATCCAGTACCCGCTGCGGCATCGCGCCGTCGTGTCCGTCGTGACGGGGATGCGCACGGAAGACCATGTGCGCAGCACCGTCGATCGATACCGGGCGGACATCCCGGAGGCCCTCTGGGAGGAGCTGGATGCGGCGGGCCTGGCCCCCGACCCGTCGTGA